One segment of Micromonospora parathelypteridis DNA contains the following:
- the cobA gene encoding uroporphyrinogen-III C-methyltransferase, with protein MSANPYPLGLRLDGRRVVVVGGGAVATRRVPALLDAGADVLLVAPELTPALRARADADRLRWVPRRFTPEDLDGAWLVQVAIDDPEAAESVSVAAAERRIFCVRADDRTAATAWTPAVTRHGPVTVAVLGGGDPRRAMTVRDAIRDLLAVRLAPDGIAGRPDASTGTIGGRQTGRVALVGAGPGDPELITVRGWRLLTEADVVVADRLVPGLLLDELRPDVELVDASKIPYGPSRGQEEINRILVDRALAGAFVVRLKGGDPYVFGRGGEELLACAEAGVPVTVVPGVTSSIAAPAAAGIPVTHRGVAHEFTVVSGHAAPDSPASLVRWEALAGLRGTLVILMGLKNLSAITETLIAHGRSPQTPAAVVQEGTTGTQRALRSTLGAVAADALAADIRPPAVVVVGDVVGALDG; from the coding sequence GTGAGCGCCAATCCGTACCCTCTCGGGCTGCGGCTCGACGGGCGGCGGGTGGTCGTGGTGGGCGGTGGCGCGGTCGCCACCCGCCGGGTGCCCGCGCTGCTGGACGCCGGCGCGGACGTCCTGCTGGTGGCACCGGAACTGACCCCGGCGCTGCGCGCCCGTGCCGACGCCGACCGGCTGCGCTGGGTGCCACGCCGGTTCACCCCCGAGGACCTGGACGGGGCGTGGCTGGTCCAGGTCGCGATCGACGACCCCGAGGCGGCGGAGTCGGTCAGCGTCGCCGCCGCCGAGCGGCGGATCTTCTGCGTCCGGGCCGACGATCGGACGGCCGCCACCGCCTGGACCCCGGCGGTGACCCGCCACGGCCCGGTCACCGTGGCGGTGCTCGGCGGCGGTGACCCCCGTCGGGCGATGACCGTCCGCGACGCGATCCGCGACCTGCTCGCCGTCCGCCTGGCACCGGATGGGATCGCTGGCCGGCCCGACGCTTCGACCGGGACGATCGGTGGGCGGCAGACCGGGCGGGTGGCGCTGGTGGGGGCGGGGCCGGGTGATCCTGAGCTGATCACCGTGCGGGGCTGGCGCCTGCTCACCGAGGCCGACGTGGTGGTCGCCGACCGGCTGGTGCCCGGCCTGCTCCTCGACGAGCTGCGCCCGGACGTCGAGCTGGTGGACGCCTCGAAGATCCCCTACGGACCGTCCCGGGGACAGGAGGAGATCAACCGGATCCTGGTCGACCGTGCCCTGGCTGGCGCTTTCGTGGTGCGGCTCAAGGGGGGTGACCCGTACGTCTTCGGCCGGGGTGGCGAGGAGTTGCTGGCCTGCGCCGAAGCCGGCGTGCCGGTGACCGTGGTCCCCGGGGTGACCAGCTCGATCGCGGCCCCCGCCGCAGCCGGGATCCCGGTCACCCATCGGGGGGTCGCGCACGAGTTCACCGTGGTTTCCGGGCACGCGGCGCCCGACTCGCCGGCGTCGCTGGTGCGCTGGGAAGCTCTCGCCGGTCTGCGCGGCACCCTGGTGATCCTGATGGGGCTGAAGAACCTCAGCGCCATCACCGAGACCCTGATCGCGCACGGTCGGTCACCGCAGACGCCGGCCGCCGTCGTCCAGGAGGGCACGACCGGCACCCAGCGAGCGTTGCGGTCCACCCTGGGCGCGGTGGCCGCCGACGCGCTCGCCGCCGACATCCGCCCACCCGCCGTCGTCGTGGTGGGCGACGTGGTGGGCGCACTCGACGGGTGA
- the cobT gene encoding nicotinate-nucleotide--dimethylbenzimidazole phosphoribosyltransferase, which translates to MLETTIAAIRPADETAMAAARELHGRLTKPAGSLGALEELSVRLAGLAGACPPPLPEPAAVAIFAGDHGVHAQGVSPWPQEVTGQMIGNFLAGGAVVNAFARQAGASVTVVDVGVAIPLPAQPTAEAAILDPSVPRLVVASVRRGTRDLAVTAALTRDEALAAVQTGIRIADELIDAGAGILLSGDMGIGNTTPAAALIAAFTGADALDATGRGTGVDDPTYAHKVAVVRAALARHAPDPADPLGVLAAVGGLEHAALAGLILGAAARRTPVLLDGVIAVSAALAAAAFAPDAVGAMVAGHRSAEPGATAALRHLGLDPLIDLGLRLGEGTGALLALPVVTGAVRVLHEVATFDSAGVAEK; encoded by the coding sequence ATGCTGGAAACCACGATCGCGGCGATCCGCCCGGCCGACGAGACGGCCATGGCCGCCGCCCGTGAGCTGCACGGCCGGCTGACCAAGCCGGCGGGCTCGCTGGGCGCGCTGGAGGAGCTTTCGGTACGCCTCGCCGGCCTCGCCGGGGCCTGCCCGCCACCGCTGCCCGAGCCGGCCGCAGTGGCGATCTTCGCGGGCGACCACGGAGTGCACGCCCAGGGAGTCAGCCCTTGGCCGCAGGAGGTCACCGGGCAGATGATCGGCAACTTCCTGGCCGGCGGGGCGGTGGTCAACGCGTTCGCCCGGCAGGCCGGCGCCTCGGTCACCGTCGTCGACGTCGGTGTGGCCATCCCGCTGCCCGCGCAGCCCACCGCCGAGGCAGCCATCCTGGACCCGTCCGTGCCCCGACTGGTCGTCGCGTCCGTACGCCGGGGCACCCGCGACCTCGCGGTGACCGCCGCACTCACCCGGGACGAGGCGCTGGCGGCGGTGCAGACGGGCATCCGGATCGCCGACGAGCTGATCGACGCCGGAGCCGGCATCCTGCTCAGCGGGGACATGGGCATCGGCAACACCACCCCGGCCGCCGCGCTGATCGCCGCGTTCACCGGCGCCGACGCACTCGACGCCACCGGTCGGGGCACCGGGGTCGACGACCCGACGTACGCGCACAAGGTCGCCGTGGTGCGGGCCGCGCTGGCCCGGCACGCACCTGACCCGGCCGACCCGCTCGGCGTTCTGGCCGCCGTCGGTGGCCTGGAGCACGCCGCGCTCGCCGGGCTGATCCTGGGTGCCGCGGCCCGCCGCACACCGGTGCTGCTGGATGGCGTCATCGCGGTCTCGGCCGCGCTCGCCGCCGCCGCGTTCGCCCCGGACGCGGTGGGCGCCATGGTCGCCGGGCACCGTTCGGCCGAGCCGGGCGCGACGGCGGCACTGCGCCACCTCGGCCTCGACCCGCTGATCGACCTGGGGCTGCGCCTCGGCGAGGGGACCGGCGCGCTGCTGGCGTTGCCCGTGGTCACCGGCGCGGTCCGGGTGCTGCACGAGGTGGCCACCTTCGACTCCGCCGGGGTGGCCGAGAAGTGA
- the cobC gene encoding Rv2231c family pyridoxal phosphate-dependent protein CobC — translation MPDQPSTLALPIGAEPDLAHHGDVEATAGLIDLAVNVRRARPPAWLADPIAATLTDLARYPDAAPARAAVAARHRRHPNEVLLTAGAAEGFVLIAQALRGIRRPVVVHPQFTEPEAALRAAGHPVERVLLDPADDFRLDPSRVPADADLVMIGNPTNPTSVLHPAQTVAALARPGRVLVVDEAFADTTIAPGHPGEPESLAERRDLPGLLVLRSLTKTWGLAGLRIGYLLGAAELLTRLAAVQPLWAVSTPALAAASACATDVAVQAERAIAVDLAADRDHLVARLADLPGVRVVGRPASAFVLLHLPGATPIRAALRERGWAVRRGDTFPGLGPDWLRVAVRDRITTDAFIEVLRETMEA, via the coding sequence ATGCCTGATCAGCCGAGCACGCTCGCCCTGCCCATCGGGGCCGAGCCAGACCTCGCGCACCACGGCGACGTGGAGGCGACCGCCGGCCTGATCGACCTCGCCGTCAACGTCCGTCGGGCGCGGCCGCCCGCCTGGCTGGCCGACCCGATCGCCGCGACCCTGACCGACCTGGCCCGCTATCCGGACGCGGCGCCGGCCCGGGCGGCGGTCGCCGCCCGACACCGCCGTCACCCGAACGAGGTGCTGCTCACCGCCGGCGCCGCCGAGGGTTTCGTGCTGATCGCCCAGGCGCTCCGCGGCATTCGCCGTCCGGTGGTGGTGCACCCCCAGTTCACCGAGCCGGAGGCGGCACTGCGGGCCGCCGGGCACCCGGTCGAGCGGGTGCTGCTGGACCCCGCCGACGACTTCCGGCTCGACCCGTCCCGGGTGCCCGCCGACGCCGACCTGGTGATGATCGGCAACCCGACCAACCCGACCTCGGTGCTGCACCCGGCGCAGACGGTGGCCGCGCTGGCCCGCCCCGGCCGGGTGCTGGTGGTCGACGAGGCGTTCGCCGACACCACCATCGCCCCCGGGCACCCCGGCGAACCGGAGTCGCTGGCCGAGCGGCGCGACCTACCCGGTCTGCTCGTGCTGCGCAGCCTCACCAAGACGTGGGGCCTGGCCGGCCTACGGATCGGCTATCTGCTCGGCGCTGCGGAGCTGCTGACCCGGCTGGCCGCCGTCCAGCCGCTCTGGGCCGTCTCCACACCCGCGCTGGCCGCCGCGTCGGCCTGCGCCACCGACGTCGCGGTCCAGGCCGAACGCGCGATCGCCGTCGACCTCGCCGCCGACCGCGACCACCTGGTCGCCCGCCTCGCCGACCTGCCCGGTGTACGCGTCGTCGGTCGTCCCGCCAGCGCGTTCGTCCTGCTGCACCTGCCGGGCGCGACCCCGATCCGGGCCGCCCTGCGGGAGCGGGGCTGGGCGGTGCGCCGAGGCGACACGTTCCCCGGCCTCGGCCCGGACTGGCTGCGGGTGGCGGTGCGCGATCGAATCACCACCGACGCTTTCATCGAGGTGCTGCGCGAGACCATGGAGGCATGA
- the otsB gene encoding trehalose-phosphatase gives MATGVMDPELRAAIGRIARVPQLLIACDYDGTLAPIVEDPSTAVPLPESVAAVRALAALPQTTVAVVSGRALRDLAALSRLPSEVHLVGSHGSEFDIGFVERLSPELVAVRTRVRDALREIAAEHPGIRLERKPASVAVHTRGVDPQVAAAAIEAVRNGPATFDGVTVTQGKEVIELSVVATHKGTALDQLRTQLASSAVLFIGDDITDENAFGHLHGPDLGIKIGPGDTQAGYRVADPLEAARALALLLETRRHWLFGERAVPIERHSMLANGRTVALLTPEAKVSWLCHPKPDSAAIFADLVGGSPAGHFSVAPERGGIPLGQRYRSGTMTVETRWSGLTVTDWLDKPARETVPDAPAVVTGDSTLVRVLTGSGKARVEFAPRPEFGQVAVQLQPLGDGLLVLGSNEPVALYSPGVQWEVVNDGGYETAKAVVDLSAAGGQVVLELRFATHSLEHHRVPIHERQAAAEQPWKDWVASLRLPSTARDLVARSALTLRGLCHEATGSILAAATTSLPEELGGVRNWDYRYCWLRDAALTARALVDLGSVEEAEALLRWVDGCIERTGGHPERLHPLYTIDGYELGAEAVIDTLPGYAGSRPVRVGNLANHQLQLDVFGPIADLIAAVADARGSVRDDEWRVLENMVEAVRRRWHEPDHGIWEARLPPRHHVFSKVMCWMTVDRALHVMREHGGEDRPEWKDLRDRIGANVLEHGWHADVEAYSVAYGDEDMDASSLWIGLSGLLPGDDPRFLSTVLRIEADLRSGPVVYRYHWDDGLPGREGGFHICTAWLIEAYLRTGRRTDAEELFAQMVLTAGPTGLLPEQYDPLAERGLGNHPQAYSHLGLIRCALLLDNMLKQ, from the coding sequence ATGGCCACCGGGGTGATGGACCCGGAGCTGCGCGCCGCCATCGGCCGGATCGCCCGGGTCCCCCAGCTCCTGATCGCCTGTGACTACGACGGCACGTTGGCGCCGATCGTGGAGGACCCGAGCACGGCCGTCCCGCTGCCCGAGTCGGTGGCCGCGGTCCGCGCGCTCGCCGCGCTGCCGCAGACCACCGTGGCGGTCGTCTCCGGCCGGGCTCTGCGCGACCTGGCCGCCCTCTCCCGGCTGCCCAGCGAGGTGCACCTCGTCGGCAGCCACGGCTCCGAGTTCGACATCGGCTTCGTCGAGCGGCTCTCCCCCGAGCTGGTCGCGGTCCGCACCCGGGTCCGGGACGCGCTGCGCGAGATCGCCGCCGAGCACCCGGGCATCCGGCTGGAACGCAAGCCGGCCAGCGTCGCGGTGCACACCCGCGGGGTCGACCCGCAGGTCGCCGCCGCGGCCATCGAAGCGGTCCGCAACGGCCCGGCCACCTTCGACGGCGTCACGGTGACCCAGGGCAAGGAGGTCATCGAGCTTTCCGTCGTGGCCACCCACAAGGGCACCGCGCTCGACCAACTGCGGACCCAGCTCGCCTCCAGCGCGGTGCTCTTCATCGGCGACGACATCACCGACGAGAACGCGTTCGGCCACCTGCACGGTCCCGACCTCGGCATCAAGATCGGCCCTGGGGACACCCAGGCCGGCTACCGGGTGGCCGACCCCCTGGAGGCGGCGCGCGCGCTGGCGCTGCTGCTGGAGACCCGACGGCACTGGCTGTTCGGCGAGCGGGCGGTGCCGATCGAGCGGCACTCCATGCTCGCCAATGGTCGTACGGTCGCTCTGCTCACTCCCGAGGCCAAGGTGAGCTGGCTCTGCCACCCCAAACCGGACTCGGCGGCGATCTTCGCCGACCTGGTCGGTGGCAGCCCGGCCGGTCACTTCAGCGTCGCCCCGGAACGCGGTGGCATCCCGCTTGGTCAGCGCTACCGCTCCGGCACGATGACCGTGGAGACCCGTTGGTCCGGGCTCACCGTCACCGACTGGTTGGACAAGCCGGCCCGGGAGACCGTCCCGGACGCCCCGGCGGTCGTCACCGGCGACTCGACCCTCGTCCGGGTGCTCACCGGCAGCGGCAAGGCCCGGGTGGAGTTCGCGCCGAGGCCCGAGTTCGGCCAGGTGGCCGTGCAGTTGCAGCCGCTCGGCGACGGCCTGCTGGTGCTCGGCTCCAACGAGCCGGTCGCGCTCTACTCCCCCGGCGTGCAGTGGGAGGTCGTCAACGACGGCGGGTACGAGACCGCCAAGGCGGTCGTCGACCTCTCCGCCGCCGGTGGGCAGGTCGTGCTGGAGCTGCGCTTCGCCACCCACAGCCTGGAGCACCACCGGGTGCCGATCCACGAACGGCAGGCCGCCGCCGAGCAGCCGTGGAAGGACTGGGTGGCCTCGCTGCGGCTGCCGTCCACCGCCCGGGACCTGGTGGCCCGCAGCGCACTCACCCTGCGCGGGCTCTGCCACGAGGCCACCGGCTCGATCCTGGCCGCGGCAACCACCTCACTCCCCGAGGAGTTGGGCGGCGTCCGCAACTGGGACTACCGCTACTGCTGGCTGCGCGACGCCGCGCTGACCGCGCGCGCTCTCGTCGACCTGGGCTCCGTCGAGGAGGCCGAGGCACTGCTGCGCTGGGTGGACGGTTGCATCGAGCGCACCGGCGGCCACCCGGAGCGACTGCACCCGCTTTACACCATCGACGGCTACGAGCTGGGTGCCGAAGCGGTCATCGACACGCTGCCCGGGTACGCCGGCTCCCGGCCCGTCCGGGTCGGCAACCTCGCCAACCACCAGCTGCAGCTGGACGTCTTCGGCCCCATCGCCGACCTGATCGCGGCCGTCGCCGACGCTCGGGGCTCGGTCCGCGACGACGAGTGGCGGGTCCTGGAGAACATGGTCGAGGCGGTCCGCCGTCGTTGGCACGAGCCCGACCACGGCATCTGGGAGGCCCGGCTGCCACCTCGGCACCACGTCTTCTCCAAGGTGATGTGCTGGATGACCGTCGACCGCGCGCTGCACGTGATGCGTGAGCACGGCGGCGAGGACCGGCCCGAGTGGAAGGACCTGCGCGACCGGATCGGCGCCAACGTGCTGGAGCACGGCTGGCACGCCGACGTCGAGGCGTACAGCGTCGCGTACGGGGACGAGGACATGGACGCCTCGTCGCTCTGGATCGGGCTCTCCGGCCTGCTCCCGGGTGACGACCCGCGCTTCCTGTCCACCGTCCTGCGGATCGAGGCGGACCTGCGCAGTGGCCCGGTCGTCTACCGCTACCACTGGGACGACGGCCTGCCCGGCCGCGAGGGCGGTTTCCACATCTGCACGGCGTGGCTGATCGAGGCGTACCTGCGCACCGGTCGTCGCACCGATGCCGAGGAGCTGTTCGCGCAGATGGTGCTCACCGCCGGCCCGACCGGGCTGCTCCCCGAGCAGTACGACCCGCTCGCCGAGCGCGGCCTGGGCAACCACCCGCAGGCGTACAGCCACCTCGGTCTGATCCGCTGCGCCCTGCTGCTGGACAACATGCTCAAGCAGTAG
- the ettA gene encoding energy-dependent translational throttle protein EttA — translation MAQYIYVLEKARKAHGDKVVLDNVTLSFLPGAKIGVLGPNGAGKSSLLKIMAGLDKPSNGEARLMPGYTVGMLAQEPPLNEAKTVLGNVEEAVAETKAKLERFNKIAEQMATDYSDELMEEMGKLQEELDHLDAWDVDSKLELAMDALRCPPPDADVTQLSGGERRRVALCKLLLEAPDLLLLDEPTNHLDAESVSWLEQHLAKYAGTVMAITHDRYFLDNVANWILELDRGRTYPYEGNYSTYLEKKAARLAVEGRRDAKMKKRLTEELEWVRSNAKARQTKSKARLDRYDEMATEAEKTRKLDFEEIQIPPGPRLGSTVIEANKLSKGFGDRLLIDNLSFSLPRNGIVGIIGPNGVGKTTLFKTIVGLEQPTDGSVRVGETVSLSYVDQNREGLNGDKTVWEVVSDGLDYLMVGKVEMPSRAYIAAFGFKGPDQQKPTKVLSGGERNRLNLALTLKIGGNVILLDEPTNDLDVETLSSLENALLEFPGCAVVISHDRMFLDRVATHILAWEGDDQDPSKWFWFEGNFEAYEKNKIDRLGAEAARPHRVTYRKLTRD, via the coding sequence GTGGCCCAGTACATCTACGTCCTGGAAAAGGCCCGCAAGGCGCACGGCGACAAGGTCGTGCTCGACAACGTGACGTTGAGCTTCCTGCCGGGAGCCAAGATCGGTGTGCTCGGGCCGAATGGCGCCGGTAAGTCCAGCCTCCTCAAGATCATGGCAGGGCTGGACAAGCCGAGCAATGGCGAGGCTCGGCTCATGCCCGGCTACACCGTCGGCATGCTCGCCCAGGAGCCCCCGCTCAACGAGGCCAAGACCGTGCTCGGCAACGTCGAGGAGGCGGTCGCCGAGACCAAGGCCAAGCTGGAGCGGTTCAACAAGATCGCCGAGCAGATGGCGACCGACTACTCCGACGAGCTGATGGAGGAGATGGGCAAGCTCCAGGAGGAGCTGGACCACCTCGACGCCTGGGACGTCGACTCCAAGCTCGAACTGGCCATGGACGCGCTGCGCTGCCCGCCGCCGGACGCCGACGTGACCCAGCTCTCCGGTGGTGAGCGCCGCCGGGTCGCACTCTGCAAGCTGCTGCTGGAGGCACCCGACCTGCTGCTGCTCGACGAGCCCACCAACCACCTGGACGCGGAGAGCGTCTCCTGGCTGGAGCAGCACCTGGCCAAGTACGCCGGCACCGTCATGGCGATCACCCACGACCGGTACTTCCTCGACAACGTGGCCAACTGGATCCTGGAGCTGGACCGCGGCCGGACGTACCCGTACGAGGGCAACTACTCCACCTACCTGGAGAAGAAGGCCGCCCGGCTGGCCGTCGAGGGCCGCCGCGACGCCAAGATGAAGAAGCGCCTCACCGAGGAGCTGGAGTGGGTCCGCTCCAACGCCAAGGCCCGGCAGACCAAGTCCAAGGCCCGCCTGGACCGGTACGACGAGATGGCCACCGAGGCGGAGAAGACCCGCAAGCTGGACTTCGAAGAGATCCAGATCCCGCCGGGCCCGCGTCTGGGCAGCACGGTCATCGAGGCGAACAAGCTCAGCAAGGGCTTCGGCGACCGCCTGCTGATCGACAACCTGTCGTTCTCACTGCCGCGCAACGGCATCGTCGGCATCATCGGCCCCAACGGCGTCGGCAAGACCACTCTGTTCAAGACCATCGTCGGGCTGGAGCAGCCCACCGACGGTTCGGTCCGGGTCGGCGAGACCGTGTCGCTGTCGTACGTCGACCAGAACCGTGAGGGCCTCAACGGCGACAAGACCGTCTGGGAGGTCGTCTCCGACGGTCTGGACTACCTGATGGTGGGCAAGGTCGAGATGCCGTCGCGGGCGTACATCGCCGCGTTCGGCTTCAAGGGACCGGACCAGCAGAAGCCGACGAAGGTGCTCTCCGGCGGTGAGCGCAACCGGCTCAACCTGGCGCTGACCCTGAAGATCGGCGGCAACGTCATCCTGCTGGACGAGCCGACGAACGACCTGGACGTGGAGACCCTGTCCAGCCTGGAGAACGCGCTGCTGGAGTTCCCCGGCTGCGCCGTGGTCATCTCGCACGACCGGATGTTCCTGGACCGCGTCGCCACGCACATCCTGGCCTGGGAGGGCGACGATCAGGACCCGTCCAAGTGGTTCTGGTTCGAGGGCAACTTCGAGGCGTACGAGAAGAACAAGATCGACCGTCTCGGCGCGGAGGCCGCCCGGCCGCACCGGGTGACGTACCGCAAGCTGACCCGCGACTGA
- a CDS encoding alpha,alpha-trehalose-phosphate synthase (UDP-forming), whose translation MTVRSSFVVVANRLPVDEVSTPEGRQWRRSPGGLVTALHPVLAEHQGTWVGWAGGTGAAPEPFDLEGIRLHPVPLSAEELERYYEGQSNATIWPLYHDAVETPAYKRRWREAYRLVNARFAEAAADVAAEGATVWVQDYQLQLVPAMLRELRPDLRIGFFLHIPFPPIELFMQMPFRTEILRGLLGADLVGFQQRLAAQNFVRLARHLLGLRYEGQMIQVDGRQVKAGAFPISIDTQEMERMAADPAIQARAKQIRAELGDPKTIILGVDRLDYTKGIELRLKAFRELLADGKLTVPDAVMVQVATPSRERVEHYQALRVKVEREVGRINGEFGRVGVPAVHYLHQSYSRSELAAMYVAADVMMVTPLRDGMNLVAKEYVASRADQGGALVLSEFAGAATELRQAFLCNPHDPDAVKDALLRAVHVEKTEARRRMRTMQRHLRTHDVGHWAKSFLSELGVSEAEAE comes from the coding sequence GTGACCGTCCGTAGCTCCTTTGTCGTAGTGGCGAATCGTCTGCCGGTCGACGAGGTGAGCACACCCGAGGGACGGCAGTGGCGACGCAGCCCCGGCGGGCTGGTCACCGCGCTGCATCCCGTGCTCGCCGAACACCAGGGCACCTGGGTCGGCTGGGCCGGTGGCACCGGTGCCGCCCCCGAGCCGTTCGACCTCGAGGGGATCCGGCTGCACCCGGTCCCCCTCAGCGCCGAGGAGTTGGAGCGCTACTACGAGGGCCAGTCCAACGCGACGATCTGGCCGCTCTACCACGACGCGGTGGAGACGCCTGCCTACAAGCGCCGCTGGCGGGAGGCGTACCGCCTGGTCAACGCGCGGTTCGCGGAGGCCGCGGCGGACGTCGCGGCCGAGGGCGCGACGGTCTGGGTGCAGGACTACCAGCTGCAGTTGGTCCCGGCGATGCTCCGTGAGCTGCGCCCGGACCTGCGGATCGGGTTCTTCCTGCACATCCCGTTCCCGCCGATCGAGCTGTTCATGCAGATGCCGTTCCGCACCGAGATCCTGCGCGGCCTCCTCGGCGCCGACCTGGTCGGTTTCCAGCAGCGGCTGGCCGCGCAGAACTTCGTCCGGCTGGCCCGGCACCTGCTCGGGCTGCGCTACGAGGGGCAGATGATCCAGGTCGACGGTCGGCAGGTGAAGGCGGGCGCCTTCCCCATCTCGATCGACACCCAGGAGATGGAGCGGATGGCCGCCGACCCGGCGATCCAGGCCCGGGCCAAGCAGATCCGCGCCGAACTCGGCGACCCGAAGACGATAATTCTGGGCGTGGACCGGCTGGATTACACCAAGGGCATCGAGTTGCGACTCAAGGCCTTCCGCGAGCTGCTGGCTGACGGAAAGTTGACAGTCCCCGACGCCGTCATGGTGCAGGTGGCCACTCCCAGCCGCGAGCGCGTCGAGCACTACCAGGCACTTCGGGTCAAGGTCGAGCGCGAGGTCGGCCGGATCAACGGCGAGTTCGGCAGGGTCGGCGTGCCGGCGGTGCATTACCTGCATCAGTCGTACAGTCGCAGTGAGCTGGCGGCGATGTACGTTGCTGCCGACGTGATGATGGTGACCCCGCTGCGAGACGGAATGAACCTGGTGGCGAAGGAATACGTAGCATCACGTGCCGACCAGGGTGGCGCGCTGGTGCTCAGTGAGTTCGCCGGTGCCGCCACCGAGCTTCGCCAGGCATTTTTGTGTAACCCGCACGACCCGGACGCGGTCAAGGACGCCCTACTCCGGGCAGTGCACGTGGAGAAAACCGAGGCACGCCGCCGGATGCGGACAATGCAACGTCACCTGCGTACCCACGACGTGGGCCACTGGGCCAAGTCTTTCCTCTCGGAGCTTGGAGTTTCCGAGGCGGAGGCCGAGTGA